One window of Sardina pilchardus chromosome 2, fSarPil1.1, whole genome shotgun sequence genomic DNA carries:
- the LOC134066619 gene encoding late histone H1-like, giving the protein MDLVEKLQQLSQDFTGTTNQTERATECKAETEADTSSVRTSKEAKKVEKTELAKKVSKLKEPAAKKSTKTPAAKNPAVAEKKEDPKETKKDVPPKKVGEFKDIARKSKNNEYWVLTEKQSDGGLGPKTLHVLIYH; this is encoded by the exons ATGGACCTCGTAGAAAAGCTTCAGCAACTTTCTCAAGACTTCACAGGGACCACCAATCAGACAGAGAG GGCAACTGAATGTAAGGCTGAGACTGAGGCAGATACCAGCTCTGTGAGGACTTCCAAAGAGGCCAAGAAGGTGGAGAAGACGGAATTGGCGAAGAAAGTCTCCAAACTCAAGGAACCTGCTGCTAAGAAATCTACCAAGACACCAGCAGCCAAGAACCCAGCAGTGGCTGAAAAAAAGGAAGACcccaaagaaacaaaaaaggaTGTGCCTCCTAAAAAGGTAGGAGAGTTCAAAGATATAGCACGTAAATCCAAAAACAATGAATACTGGGTGCTGACAGAAAAGCAGTCTGATGGAGGGCTAGGGCCCAAAACGTTACATGTTCTAATATACCACTAG